The Vibrio tubiashii ATCC 19109 genome has a segment encoding these proteins:
- a CDS encoding glycosyltransferase family 2 protein — translation MIDLLLTILFVVSCLLVIYHHVGYPVLLSWYSKQHPFKTINHRSRGFKSIKGDRACATITILVPAFNEEQWIADKIRNLSSLDYPKNKYKVIIACDGCTDNTVSIAEQTIQEAICADTHFEIRAFESNRGKVAVVNEQMKTITSDITALSDVSALISIDALWVANKHFHNEQVGVVNGHYQLFKPGNEGEACYWQYQSKLKMREATLGSTLGAHGAFYLFRTHLFESMSMDTINDDFMIPMSIVRQGYIAEYEPQMVALEMEATNERDDFSRRLRISAGNMQQAIELCEMFLPKYKGVAFAFFSGKGLRLITPYLLIFCLISSIIMMDNPLFMAALIVQIALYSLAVLSHQLPYIFSHKACKLLLYIVAGHCANFIGGMRYLFGLESGKWSRVGQ, via the coding sequence ATGATCGACTTACTACTCACGATTCTATTTGTCGTCAGCTGCCTTTTGGTTATCTATCACCATGTTGGTTACCCAGTGCTGCTTTCTTGGTACTCGAAACAGCACCCTTTTAAAACGATAAATCACCGTAGTCGTGGATTCAAAAGTATTAAAGGGGACAGAGCTTGCGCGACCATCACAATTTTGGTTCCCGCATTCAACGAGGAGCAATGGATCGCAGACAAAATTCGTAACCTGTCTTCGCTCGATTATCCAAAAAACAAATACAAGGTCATCATTGCCTGCGATGGTTGTACTGACAACACTGTCTCAATCGCGGAGCAAACCATTCAAGAGGCGATTTGTGCAGATACTCACTTCGAGATCAGAGCCTTCGAATCCAATCGTGGCAAAGTCGCGGTCGTCAATGAACAGATGAAAACCATCACGAGTGACATTACAGCTTTGAGCGATGTCTCAGCTCTCATTTCAATTGATGCATTATGGGTTGCCAACAAACACTTTCATAATGAACAAGTTGGCGTGGTCAATGGCCATTACCAGCTGTTTAAACCGGGTAATGAAGGCGAAGCATGTTATTGGCAATATCAGAGTAAACTCAAGATGCGCGAAGCGACCTTAGGTTCTACTCTAGGCGCACACGGAGCTTTCTACCTGTTTAGAACTCACCTGTTTGAATCAATGAGCATGGACACTATCAATGATGACTTTATGATTCCTATGTCGATCGTACGTCAAGGTTACATTGCAGAGTATGAGCCTCAGATGGTTGCACTAGAGATGGAGGCAACAAACGAGAGAGACGACTTTAGCAGAAGACTGCGAATTTCCGCAGGAAACATGCAACAAGCTATCGAACTTTGTGAGATGTTCTTACCAAAGTACAAAGGCGTTGCGTTTGCATTCTTTTCAGGAAAAGGATTAAGACTCATCACCCCTTACCTACTGATATTCTGCTTAATTAGCTCAATTATCATGATGGACAACCCGCTCTTCATGGCAGCATTGATCGTCCAAATCGCGCTTTATTCACTAGCAGTACTTAGTCATCAATTGCCATACATTTTTAGTCATAAAGCCTGCAAACTGCTGCTTTATATCGTTGCAGGTCACTGTGCAAATTTCATCGGTGGTATGCGTTACCTATTCGGTCTTGAATCAGGAAAATGGTCTCGCGTAGGCCAATAA
- a CDS encoding acyltransferase, producing MLAQQLNHFKVWLQHNENPAYRKLFLILKAIRACDIPTPKLFNKFVGLLYSAFSSLWGNLLRVSVHTPAFKGRLSKYGRGLYLFGGVPFVSGPLTISLGDDCRISGQTTFSARPQSDNPQLIVGSNVDIGWQSTFAIGHKIVIGDNVRIAGRAFLFGYSGHSLDAAMRAKGFGDLDCDVGDIILENDVWLGTNVTVCPNVTIGEGTIVGTGSVVTKDLPPYVVVAGNPARVIRSLADSSTSNEESRHA from the coding sequence ATGTTGGCTCAGCAATTAAACCACTTCAAAGTTTGGCTACAACACAATGAGAATCCTGCGTATCGCAAATTGTTTCTCATTTTGAAAGCAATTCGCGCATGCGATATTCCAACTCCCAAACTATTTAACAAGTTCGTTGGTCTACTCTACTCTGCATTTAGCTCTCTATGGGGAAACCTTTTACGCGTTTCAGTACACACTCCCGCCTTTAAAGGGCGACTATCAAAATACGGCAGAGGACTTTACCTGTTTGGTGGTGTGCCTTTTGTCTCTGGTCCCTTAACTATCTCCTTAGGCGATGATTGTCGTATTTCAGGACAAACTACTTTTAGTGCTCGACCTCAATCTGACAATCCTCAGCTCATTGTTGGTAGCAACGTTGATATTGGATGGCAAAGCACATTCGCAATTGGCCATAAAATCGTGATTGGTGACAATGTTCGTATTGCTGGTCGAGCTTTTCTCTTCGGCTATTCGGGTCACTCTTTAGATGCGGCTATGCGGGCAAAAGGTTTTGGAGATCTAGATTGCGACGTCGGCGATATCATCCTCGAAAACGACGTATGGCTTGGTACAAACGTGACGGTTTGCCCAAATGTCACTATTGGTGAAGGCACTATCGTTGGCACCGGAAGTGTTGTTACCAAGGATCTCCCTCCCTATGTGGTAGTAGCAGGCAATCCAGCAAGAGTAATTCGTTCACTTGCTGACTCTTCAACTAGTAATGAGGAAAGTCGTCATGCGTGA
- a CDS encoding glycosyltransferase — protein MSTPCKTIIHVVQHLSPGGLEALALNMLAFSNPQQKVLIISLEGTKQESISKWSKLEAVKNQLIFLNKPSGYSVKTLVQLFRLFRTLKPSVVHTHHIGPILYGSIAARLAGVKARIHTEHDAWHLSDEKHRSLQGFALKIAKPSIVADAALVREQIHRHFDYKDVTVIKNGIDCEQFTTGSKHLARQVVGLPVRSTIIGSAGRLEKVKGHDVLIDAMTLLPNHIELVIAGEGSQRKKLEAQVKELGISHRVTFLGLVDDMVRFYQALDLFCLPSRSEGFPLSTLEAQSCDIVTLTSNVGATGETLCPITGSLFESENPQALASSVLTALELHHTDSPRDFVLHNNDIRDMMRAYEMLAEEKSA, from the coding sequence ATGAGCACACCTTGCAAAACAATCATCCATGTGGTCCAACACCTCTCTCCTGGTGGTCTAGAGGCGCTAGCTCTCAATATGCTCGCATTTTCTAACCCACAACAGAAAGTGCTCATCATTAGCCTAGAAGGGACTAAACAAGAATCCATCTCAAAATGGTCGAAACTTGAAGCCGTAAAGAACCAACTTATCTTCTTGAACAAACCATCGGGATACAGTGTTAAAACTTTGGTTCAGCTGTTCAGATTATTCCGCACACTCAAACCTAGCGTTGTCCATACTCATCATATTGGACCAATTCTTTATGGTTCGATAGCCGCAAGACTGGCAGGCGTTAAGGCGAGAATCCACACAGAACACGACGCATGGCATTTATCTGACGAGAAACATCGCTCTCTACAAGGCTTTGCTTTAAAAATAGCGAAACCAAGTATTGTTGCCGATGCGGCTTTGGTCAGAGAGCAAATTCACCGTCACTTCGACTATAAAGACGTGACGGTTATTAAAAACGGCATCGATTGCGAGCAGTTCACAACTGGTTCTAAACATCTGGCTCGCCAAGTTGTTGGTCTTCCTGTGCGCAGCACGATTATTGGTAGCGCTGGACGCCTTGAAAAAGTAAAAGGTCACGATGTGCTGATTGATGCAATGACCTTACTGCCGAATCACATTGAACTGGTAATTGCAGGCGAAGGTAGCCAAAGGAAAAAGCTCGAAGCACAAGTGAAGGAACTTGGCATTAGCCATAGAGTCACCTTTTTAGGTCTTGTCGATGACATGGTTCGATTCTATCAAGCATTGGATCTGTTCTGCCTTCCCTCACGTAGTGAAGGCTTCCCACTTTCAACATTAGAGGCCCAATCATGTGACATTGTCACTTTAACAAGTAACGTGGGAGCTACAGGTGAGACACTCTGCCCAATTACAGGGAGCCTATTTGAGAGTGAAAACCCGCAAGCACTCGCTTCTAGTGTCCTCACTGCCCTTGAGCTACACCACACTGACTCTCCGCGTGACTTTGTACTTCACAACAATGACATCAGAGACATGATGAGAGCTTATGAAATGTTGGCAGAGGAGAAAAGCGCATGA
- a CDS encoding O-antigen ligase family protein has protein sequence MTLLSFGLAMLWYVVPHPAIVLVLCFVPLGALFVLNQTFWLVSLFVLFSFFRIHEAIPALYSLKIPLLLSLGALSALMWHTLVSRQLQTFWHPSMTWLALFWGLVVIGVVLSSNPGIAITYFKNIYWKIIVMTLAIAWLVNTEDAVRKIATLIILAGGLIAVVALYNSSAGIGLVEGTRVTIGRQLGSVLGDPNDLSLVLMFPLAFAISFATTKGIGVSRILGIVGLVLAMAAVIATQSRGGLLGSVAVFGIFGLRLIRSKSLLIFIGVICLAVLFAVAGISDRQSGGAAEEGIDASAMGRLYAWEAAFKMALDNPFSGVGLNNFYSNYYYYSSHWDGLNHAVHSTWFGVLAEMGFLGLIVFIGIIISLIKTSRQTLSILAELKDSVSPYLTATALAVYAGVIGTVVSGTFLTQGFTWPIYILAALCIAISRITQKRSQFENLNKTKE, from the coding sequence ATGACATTGCTTAGCTTTGGATTAGCAATGCTATGGTACGTGGTGCCTCACCCTGCGATTGTGTTGGTCTTATGTTTTGTTCCCTTAGGTGCTCTGTTTGTACTCAATCAAACATTTTGGCTTGTTAGCTTATTCGTTTTGTTTTCTTTCTTTCGCATTCATGAAGCTATTCCAGCACTTTACTCGCTCAAGATCCCGCTATTGCTCTCGTTGGGCGCTCTTTCTGCGCTCATGTGGCATACATTGGTAAGCCGACAATTACAAACATTCTGGCACCCAAGTATGACGTGGTTAGCCCTGTTTTGGGGGCTAGTGGTTATTGGCGTTGTACTCTCATCAAATCCAGGTATCGCCATTACCTACTTTAAGAATATCTACTGGAAAATCATTGTCATGACACTGGCAATCGCCTGGTTAGTTAATACGGAAGACGCCGTTCGAAAAATAGCGACGCTAATTATTTTGGCTGGCGGGCTCATTGCCGTCGTTGCTTTATATAATTCGTCAGCAGGCATCGGATTGGTGGAAGGCACTCGGGTTACCATAGGTCGCCAACTTGGATCTGTTCTTGGTGACCCAAATGATTTGTCGCTCGTGTTGATGTTCCCTCTCGCGTTCGCCATTAGCTTCGCAACGACTAAAGGAATTGGCGTTTCACGCATTCTAGGAATCGTAGGGCTTGTTCTCGCAATGGCTGCTGTCATCGCGACTCAAAGTCGTGGCGGGCTATTAGGCTCAGTCGCCGTATTTGGTATTTTCGGTCTGCGACTCATCCGCTCAAAATCACTACTCATTTTCATCGGAGTCATTTGTTTAGCGGTTTTATTTGCGGTCGCTGGTATTTCAGATCGACAATCCGGTGGCGCTGCAGAAGAAGGTATCGATGCATCCGCAATGGGTCGTCTGTATGCGTGGGAAGCAGCATTCAAGATGGCACTGGATAATCCCTTCAGTGGTGTTGGTCTTAATAACTTCTATTCAAATTACTACTACTACAGCTCTCATTGGGACGGGCTCAACCACGCTGTACACAGTACATGGTTTGGTGTTCTGGCAGAGATGGGCTTCCTTGGCCTGATCGTCTTCATCGGTATCATCATTTCATTGATTAAAACCAGTAGGCAAACACTTTCAATTCTGGCTGAGTTAAAGGACTCTGTATCTCCGTATCTGACCGCCACGGCGCTTGCCGTCTATGCTGGCGTAATAGGTACTGTTGTCTCTGGTACCTTCCTTACTCAAGGCTTTACCTGGCCAATTTACATACTTGCTGCGCTATGTATTGCCATCTCTCGAATTACTCAAAAACGTTCTCAATTTGAGAATCTTAACAAGACGAAAGAATGA
- a CDS encoding GumC family protein, protein MNELKMRFIVILNSAWRQRYVIVVPILILPFVGYFIGKVAPTNYVSHTSMLIQETAKMNPFLEDIAVSTMLKERLNALSTLLKSRHVLTAVAKEHGLIDDSMAPAERDYIISKLSSSLTVTQPGKDFLKISLTAPNPAGMKELLESISEHFIEQLLAPERSSIEDSSEFLAIHIEKRREELDIAENELADFKNRYASVTPEMQSQALGRLASLKQSYAEKKAELAGVERSLGSLDQQLSKTNPVVGKIEDQIIEIRSELTLLKAKYTESHSAVQGKERELRRLENERSILLQMEQPNISSDQLWDIASSNKLKDLGEVQPLLVTQLQSLQLVRGRYESLTEETKSLKEMIARLEQEANSFGDNAKTMHRLVRNAEIKRQLYDELIQRYEMAQLTGSLGVFEQNKRVKIIDLPYTPSRPANLPAIVFVIAGLIAGIGLGAGVAILIELFDSSIRRKEEIEAITNAPVITYIPKIKPYQS, encoded by the coding sequence ATGAATGAGCTAAAAATGAGGTTCATCGTCATACTCAACTCAGCATGGCGACAGCGCTACGTAATCGTAGTACCTATTCTCATCCTTCCTTTTGTTGGCTACTTCATTGGAAAAGTCGCACCAACAAATTACGTGTCGCATACTTCTATGCTGATACAGGAAACGGCGAAGATGAACCCTTTCCTAGAGGATATCGCCGTATCAACGATGCTAAAAGAGCGGCTCAATGCGCTCAGCACCTTGCTTAAAAGTCGTCACGTATTGACGGCTGTCGCGAAAGAGCATGGTTTGATCGATGACTCGATGGCTCCTGCAGAGCGTGATTACATTATAAGTAAACTTTCAAGCAGCCTTACTGTGACTCAACCAGGTAAGGATTTTCTAAAGATTTCGTTAACAGCCCCTAACCCTGCTGGGATGAAAGAGCTGTTGGAGTCAATTAGCGAGCACTTTATAGAGCAGCTGCTTGCTCCTGAACGCTCTTCGATTGAGGATTCATCCGAATTCCTCGCGATTCATATTGAAAAGCGCAGAGAAGAGCTGGATATTGCTGAGAATGAGTTGGCAGACTTCAAAAATCGCTACGCTTCCGTCACGCCAGAAATGCAAAGCCAAGCACTAGGTAGGCTTGCTTCTTTGAAACAAAGCTACGCGGAGAAAAAAGCCGAGCTTGCAGGTGTAGAACGAAGCTTAGGCTCACTCGATCAACAACTGTCTAAAACAAATCCAGTAGTCGGTAAAATTGAAGATCAGATCATCGAAATTCGCAGCGAGTTGACGCTTCTAAAAGCGAAATACACTGAAAGTCACAGTGCCGTTCAAGGTAAAGAACGTGAGTTACGACGCTTAGAGAATGAGCGTTCCATCTTGCTACAAATGGAACAACCGAACATCAGTAGTGATCAGCTATGGGACATCGCTAGTAGCAACAAGCTCAAAGATCTTGGTGAAGTGCAGCCCTTACTGGTAACCCAACTCCAAAGTTTGCAATTAGTCCGTGGCCGCTATGAATCATTGACTGAGGAGACTAAAAGTCTCAAAGAAATGATCGCCCGATTAGAACAGGAAGCCAATAGCTTTGGTGATAACGCGAAAACCATGCACCGCCTAGTGAGAAATGCGGAAATTAAACGTCAGCTCTACGATGAATTGATTCAACGTTACGAGATGGCGCAGTTAACCGGATCGTTAGGTGTATTCGAGCAAAACAAACGAGTCAAAATTATCGACCTTCCTTATACTCCGAGTCGACCTGCTAACCTTCCCGCGATTGTTTTTGTCATCGCTGGTTTAATTGCTGGCATCGGATTGGGTGCAGGCGTCGCAATCCTTATAGAGCTGTTTGACTCTTCGATTAGACGTAAAGAAGAGATTGAGGCGATCACAAATGCACCTGTGATTACCTATATTCCTAAGATTAAGCCTTATCAATCATAA
- a CDS encoding glycosyltransferase, whose product MRDLIVFGEDFGGLPSSTQHLVIRLAKQRKVLWVNSIGLRQPKLTMHDFKRAANKLLGKSKGGFSRHNEQPSNISVVNLKTIPAPRSWFARQIAKTMICSQLKPVIKKLGLNKPILWSSLPTTADLCGTLDESAIVYYCGDDFSSLAGVDHDVVATHESKLVEHADLILAASAKLLTKFPQSKTHYLPHGVDTHLFSTPVSRAIDLPSAENKIAGFYGSLSNWLDYELIDQVCLANPTWQFVFIGPLELPSNPLPKLPNVHYLGPKPHTELPGYSQHWDVSLLPFRSNGQIASCSPLKLLEYLAAGSSVIATPFPALSPYREQVNVVTNAQQFTDALNGLDLDSSIGEQQSVASESWDARTVKLNSMLESL is encoded by the coding sequence ATGCGTGATCTTATTGTTTTCGGTGAAGACTTCGGCGGTTTGCCATCAAGTACTCAACACCTAGTAATTCGTTTGGCTAAGCAGCGTAAAGTGCTGTGGGTAAATTCGATTGGCCTGCGTCAGCCTAAACTGACGATGCACGATTTCAAGCGAGCAGCGAACAAGCTATTAGGTAAAAGTAAGGGGGGCTTTAGTCGCCATAACGAACAACCGTCGAATATCAGTGTCGTTAACCTAAAAACGATTCCAGCACCTCGTTCTTGGTTCGCGCGTCAAATAGCTAAAACGATGATTTGCTCTCAGTTGAAACCCGTGATTAAAAAGCTTGGCTTAAACAAGCCCATCTTATGGAGTTCACTCCCTACCACCGCTGATCTGTGTGGAACACTGGATGAATCTGCCATTGTTTATTATTGTGGCGATGATTTTTCATCTCTTGCAGGTGTTGACCACGACGTAGTGGCAACGCACGAAAGTAAACTTGTCGAACATGCAGATTTAATTCTCGCGGCGAGTGCAAAACTACTGACTAAATTTCCTCAGTCTAAAACACATTATCTACCTCATGGGGTCGATACGCATCTGTTCAGCACTCCAGTGAGTCGTGCCATCGACTTACCTTCAGCAGAAAATAAAATTGCTGGTTTCTATGGCAGTTTGTCTAACTGGTTAGATTATGAACTTATTGATCAAGTGTGCTTAGCCAATCCAACTTGGCAGTTCGTGTTTATCGGTCCATTGGAACTGCCGTCTAATCCTTTGCCAAAATTGCCGAATGTACACTACCTTGGCCCAAAACCTCATACTGAACTGCCAGGTTACAGCCAACATTGGGATGTTAGCCTATTGCCATTTAGATCTAATGGGCAAATCGCCTCATGCAGCCCGTTAAAACTGCTTGAGTACCTAGCAGCAGGAAGCTCGGTTATTGCGACGCCCTTCCCTGCACTTTCTCCATATAGAGAGCAAGTCAACGTAGTGACTAACGCTCAGCAGTTTACTGACGCCTTAAATGGCCTAGATTTAGATTCAAGCATTGGTGAGCAGCAATCTGTTGCATCGGAAAGCTGGGATGCTCGTACAGTTAAGCTTAATAGTATGTTGGAGTCATTATGA
- a CDS encoding sugar transferase — translation MSNVSTHISIWLAKRLFDLFGALFGLLLLSPVMPFIALAIKLSSPGPVFYKQLRVGKSTPEKMVFFEIIKFRTMYQDAEQRTGAVWATENDPRITPVGRFLRKTRLDEIPQLFNVVMGEMSLIGPRPERPSFYSKLENAIPYFADRTYGVMPGITGLAQVNQGYDTCIDDVRRKVGYDHSYALSLCSMKSWLSMDMSIITKTIVVMFDGRGQ, via the coding sequence ATGAGCAACGTATCAACACACATTTCAATTTGGTTAGCAAAACGTCTGTTTGACCTATTTGGCGCACTATTTGGATTGCTACTGCTTTCTCCAGTCATGCCTTTTATCGCACTGGCGATAAAACTGAGCTCCCCTGGTCCTGTTTTTTACAAGCAATTGAGAGTAGGTAAATCAACACCGGAAAAAATGGTATTTTTTGAAATCATTAAGTTTCGCACCATGTATCAAGATGCCGAGCAACGCACTGGTGCTGTATGGGCGACAGAAAACGATCCAAGAATCACCCCAGTCGGACGCTTCCTACGTAAAACGCGCCTAGACGAGATTCCTCAGTTGTTTAATGTTGTTATGGGTGAAATGTCATTAATTGGCCCGCGTCCAGAGCGCCCAAGCTTTTACAGTAAACTAGAGAATGCAATCCCTTACTTTGCTGACAGAACTTACGGTGTCATGCCCGGAATCACAGGGCTAGCGCAAGTAAACCAAGGTTACGATACTTGTATTGATGATGTTCGTAGAAAAGTTGGCTATGACCATAGTTACGCTCTTTCATTGTGCTCAATGAAGTCATGGTTAAGCATGGATATGAGCATTATCACAAAAACCATCGTGGTTATGTTTGATGGTCGAGGACAATAG